The Hyphomicrobium sp. 99 genome contains the following window.
GTGCCGACAGATCCGGAACGGTTGCGCCGGACGACGTTCCCCGGCGATCTTCGGCCCTGTCGAGGCCGAGGTTTTCGGGCCAAAATTGAAGTCACGAAAGGAGCACCTTGGGATGAACTCGAACCCGAAGGGGGCTCCCGTCTCGCGACTCGTGAACCAGGACGCAGTGATGTCGCCTGGCTCATGGAACGGCATCAGGGCCCGATCGAAACGGCGCTGATCACGCTGATCAAGATCCCGGATGACCGCTTTATCTTCGCTGTCGACCGAGATCACGGACCTGAGCTGCACCACCTCATGGTGCGATCCGGAATCCGACCACATCTCGTCTCCGCATCGAGGGCAGGCTCGGCTCTCCGCCCCCTCTATTCGCCCCGCGACATGGGAGCAGGAGGGGCAGAAGGTCCATGCGGCCAAGTCTTCCTTGCCAATCTCGATCCGTTCTATCTCCACCTGACGTCCATTGGCGTAGAAGAACTGGCCCGGCGCAAACTCGGACAGGGCAGAACTCGCGGGGCGGGAATACTCGAGATAAAGGAGCCCATCCTCGTCGCGAGCGTGGTCGTTCCGCCGAGACAGGATCGAGGTGAGTTTCACCCCCTCCTCCGGGAAAGCGTAGTTCGGTAAGATCCCCTTGTCGGTCAGGAATTTTATGACCGGGACGTCATCGATCCCGCTCCGGATGAGCCGGTTGATCGCGGTCCGATCCCGCGAGATCTCCGCCTCACGCTTTTCGTACTCTTCCTCGGTCAGTTCCGCCCGTCGCCGCCGTAACCGTTCCAATTCGCGTGTGGCCTCCTCGCGCTTCTGCAGCAAGCGCGCCCGCTCCTCGGCCGCCTCGTCGAAGGTGGCCCCGATCCGCCATCCGATCGATAGGGTATCCGTCCCCGTAAGATAGGTCCGGATCCGTTCCGCGAGATCCGCACGCTCCCGGACCTCTTGGGGAAGCCCGGACAGGAAGGTGCTCGCGAGTTCCGTCCCACGTTTCCCAACCAGCTCCAGCCACTCGACTGGAAACCCCTGCATCACCCCGTCCGCACGGCGTTTTAGGACCTCGCGCACCTTCCCATAATCCCCAGCCTCAGCGGTTGCGGCAACGTAAGCATCAAGGGTGAAGGCGGTTACCTGGCGGAGGAGCACCTCCTCTGCGGCAAGGAACACCCCGGGCGGGCGCACCTGGCCGGAGAGCATCGGGGTCGGGTCCTCCCAGAACTCAAGGTCATGAGGCCGCGCATTGGCGAGGACCATATTCAGAGCGTTTCCGTCTCGGCGGCCGCTCCGGCCCATCCGTTGGACGTAATTCGCCTCCTCCGGCGGGACCGAGCTGAGCAGCAGGGTTGAGAGATCGCCGATATCAATTCCCATCTCGAGGGTCGGGGTAGCCGAGATCAGGTTGGGTGCCCAGCGGGCCTCCTCCTTGATGAACCCGGTCTCCACCCGAAGCCGGTCGCCTGCTTCGAGGATTCCCGTATGCTCACGGGCGACCACCCGGTGGTTCCGGTCGGAGAGGAGGGAGCGTCGCAGGGCCGGTCTCGGCGGCAGGACTGAGGACTCAAGCCGTCCCTCACAGCCGATCCGCGTACAGGGAGAACCAATCGCATGGTCCGCGTTCTCCGCGAGCACCGTCTCACGCCGGCCGCATTGATCGCAAACGAGGCCCAGCGTTGCGGTCGAGACGGTAACCTGCGTCGGCTCTAGAAGCCAGGCGTGGCGGTCCTGCCCGTCAGGCCCGTTCACTCTCGTAACAAACGCATCCGCCTCCAGCCGGCTCAGAACCATCGGGTAGACGCTGTCGGGATCGGTCCCGAGCCGGAGATCAACGGGCCCAAGCGTACGGAATAGCCAGTCGCGATACCAGTTGGAGATCTGGCTCCGAGTGATCCGCTCGAACCCGACCGGGCTGTTCTGGAGCGTGATTGGGATGGGAGCGAGCGCGTTGCGGGGATTGGGGCTAGGCAGTGTCCCAGTCTTGCCGAGACCGAGTTGTGCCGCAGCAGCGAACCAGTTCAAGCCTCGGCCCCCCTTGCTCGTCGCTACCGCGCTCGCGATATACGGGTGCGCAACTGACCCCTGTCGCCGCATCCTCTGCATCACCCCAGATAGAAACCGAGCCAGAGTGAAAGGGTCAATCTCGGGTAAGCGGGGAAACTGATTTCGAAGCTGTTGGGCGAGCTTTTCGGCTGAGGCGCGAGTTTGCGACGAGGGGATGTCCGCGACCGCAATTCCGTTCACCTCGAGTGTGTGACTGAAATGCGCCCGATAGCTTAGGTCGACGAAATACTCCCAGCCGAGCCGGATCCGCATCTGCTCGAGAAAGACGGGGTCGGAGATAGAGACGCCGTCGCGGATCAGGTTCTGGTAGCGACCGCGCCAGGTCTGCTCCTTCGAGATGAAGAGCGCAGTGAAATCGTCTGGCCCCAACGCATCGAGGTGGCGGGCTGGAACATCCTCGATCACCTCCCGCAACGACAGCCCGTTGGTCTCGGCGCTCGTCAGGGCGGCAAATAGCGACTTCTGGTAAACGGCGAGCGCGTTCCGAGTCTCGGCGATAGCCGCACGATGGGCCGCGTCCTGAATCGAGTCTGAGAACATCAAGAACCGCGGTTTGGCGGCGATGCGCTCCTCGTTCTGTTCGGAAGTGTAGAGTGTTCCGATCACCCCAGTTGTGAGGCGCGCAGCGCGCATCCCGAACAGCAGGAGTCCTCTCGCCTGTCCGCATGCAGGGCAGGTACGGTCGATCCGACCTTGGGCGTCAGAGGGATTGTACATCCAGACGGGCGAGTCAGGGCCCGGCTCGAGCCCATCATGCTCTGAGGGGTGAAACTCCATCGATTCCGAATTGAGGAGCCCCTTCACGATCTGGCCCGCGCCCTCGCTCGCGTTCACCTTCCGGTCGATGGAGTCATGATAGAGCAGCCGGATCCGGTCGCCGCCGTTCTCATCGAAGAATTCTTCATGGAGCTGATCGAGCGGAGCCCAGAGGGATCTCGATCCGCCGTTCAGGCGACCTATGTGGGCGGTGGCGCCGCACCGATTGCAGTTCACCACCGGTAACACACCCCGGAGCGCGTGACGGTCGAGGTCGAGCGCGTGGAGCAAATGGATCACGGAGCGCCTGCCGCCCGCCTCGATGCGCGGCAAGCTCGTGACCATTCGGGACATCTCTCGGACCCAGAGCTGCAGGCGAACGTTGAAGAGCGGGCGCGGATTCTCCGGGGAGCCGGAACGGGCCCAGGCGACAAGAGCAACCACCAGCTCCGCAAGAGCGCGATGATCCGCGGGCGCCCAGTCCCGAAGGACCTTTACTTGGGAAAGTCCGGTGGCAATTGCGTCGAGGGAGGCGGGAGCGGACTGCTCGGCGATGAGCCTGAGCGTCCTCTGGCAGAGGTGATGCTGGAGAAGCCGATCCCCGAGCGCGATCCGCCAAGTCTGGTCAGCTGGATCGCCCTCACGCAAAAAGGTCAGGTCGGGGTCGGCAGTGTCCGGAAAGAGACAAGCGGCCAGCCGGAGCGCAGCGCCGGGCTGATCGAGGTCCTCCGCGTCTTTTAGAGCGGCGCGGATCGCCGCCGGGGCAGGCCGGTCGAGGTATTCTGGGTCCCTGAATACCTCGTTCGGGGTCTTCCGGGTTTCGCGAACGACCGCGCCAGTGTCAAACGGCTCCCCGAAAATTGTCTCCGCGTATCGCCGCAGCTCCGTCGCTGCGTCATCTCCCGATCCGAGCGTAGCCGAGGAGCCGACGCAGATAAGATGTCGCTCAGGCGTCCCGAGCCTGTACTTCAGCCGCCGCAAGAGAAGCGCCAAGTCCGCCCCTTGCGCCCCATCAAACGTGTGCAACTCATCGACCACGAGGAATTGCAGGGTCTTCGGGTCGTTCTTCTCCCAAAGCGGTCGGTCTCGACCGCGCAGGAGGAGATAGTCGAGCATTTTGTAGTTCGTGAGCAGGATGTCCGGCGGATTGCGCCGCATTGTCTCGCGATGAGTGATGATGCTGTCCGCCGTCACCTCGTGGGTCGCGTTCTGCGGCTCGGCATCCGCATAGATTCCTGCGCGGACTCCATACAGAGATGGGATGGAGGTCAGAGCAGAAGCAATCCGGCGTGCTTGGTCCGTGGCCAGCGCGTTCATCGGGTAGATCAGGATTGCCTTGATACCTGATTTGCCCTTGTTCCGGCGGCAATGCTCGAGGATCGGCCAGAGGTAGGATTCCGTCTTGCCCGATCCGGTCCCCGTCGCCACGAGGGTCGAGCGCATTGCCGTGCCGCTCAGTCGCGCGAACGCGTCCATCTGGTGCTGATAGGGGGCGAAGCGGAGCGGGATTTCGGGGAACGGCTGGATCCAGGTGCCGTCCGCCGCCCCATCGATCTGCCGGAACGGCATGTCGACCGACACCCAGGGACCCTTTATGAAGTTCGCAGGGTCAGCAAGGAACCGATCCACTACACCGTCGAAGGCACGGCTCGAAGTATTGAGCGTCGTGCGGACGAGTTCACGTAGGCCCTCCTGAACATGGCGGGCAAGAAGGATGGGGTTCATCTCAGGCGGCCTCTTTTGACTTCAGTCGCTCGAAATGCGCCCAGGCGCGCTTGTAGTCCTCGATCCGGTCGCAGCGCGTGAAGGGTCCGACAAAGTGGCGGGTCACCGTGCGCGGTCCGCCGGGCAACGTGTCGTCTGTGGCGCTACAGGTCAGCTCCGAGGGGCTCTCGGCGAGGATCTTCTCCCACGCTGCGCGACCGGGACTTTTGCTGCGCTCGTCCAGCCAGCCGATGCCGGGCAGGCCCTTGGAACATGTCCAGACGATCCGGCCCTTCTGATCGTACCAGGTGCCCGCCTCGTATTCCTGAAGAACAGGGAAATAGATGCGGTAGATCTCGATCAATTGGTCGAGGGTCAGGCCGAGTGCCTGCGCAACCAGCACATCGATCTCCACGAGTGCCAAGCGGCGAGAGAACTCGCTGCGTAAGGCGGCAGTACGGTTCCACTTTGCAGGGCCTGCGAGCGGGCCTTCGAGGCGGAGGCGAGGATCGGGCGACGACCATGGCAATACATGGAGGGTTGGCGCAAGACGGTTCCAAAGTTCAGAATAGGCCGACGTAAGGCATGCGAGGCGCAACGCACGGTGATGGGCAGTTGGACCAACATCAACCCACGGCAATCGAGCCATGTGCGAGTCTCGAATGTCCGAAGTGCCCGACGCCTTGACCAAGAAGTCATAGGGCACAGAGCAGGCAATTGCAGAAAGCGTAATAAGGTCATGGTCGCGCTCAGTCGCGACGCTCTCAATCCCATCGACATGGGCCACACCCCGAGGGATCAACGCGGGAATGAGACTCCTCTCGCTGTTTAGGTTGATCATCCTTCGAAATGCCACACGGAAGAACTCCGCATGAGTCTTCGTCGAATCCCAGCGGCAGCGGGTCACGCGGCGAAGGTATTCGGCCATGTCCAGCGCCGGACAATAATTCGTGCGGGGTAGATAGACATCGGGCAGCATACTAAGATCAATAACGTCGTAATCCGCTTTTGTGCGGTGCGTTGAGCGCGCCGTCTTGTACAGCGGATTGCCAACATGGATCATCGGCCCTTGTAAGATCGTCTGGTCGGCATCACGAAAGGCAGTTTCCCGTCGGATCGTGCCGTCCTTTTGCGATCCTGTCTCATGCCAGTGCGCTGACATCTGCCAGAGCGGAATCTCTACCGTCCTTGCTCCAGCCGCTGTGCTGATCGTTCGCTCGATCCGCGGGATTGAGGCGTCTAACTTCGAGAACCGCGCCAGCTGGCGGAACACGTCCAGCGTCCGGACCGAGTAGGGCTGAATGAAGCGGGATTCCTCTACCGGCACGCTTTCGCTCTCTGACAGCGCATGGATGACGGCTAGCGCTGCGCGGTCGATCCGCATCACGCGGTCACGATGACCGCGGGTATCCCATTTCCCATCAGGTCCTTTGATATCGGGGATCGGGCCTGCGCCGTCATGTGAATAGGAATCTTCAACCTGCTGTGCCAAGAAGCCTGTCGTAAACTGTTCGAAAGAAGCATCAGCATCGAACCCGCGATAAATGTTCTGGCTGAACCGCATGTAGTGAGCAGCATCGGCAAAGTTCTTCAACTTGATCGTGTTGATGTAGCCGAAATGCTTCACGATCCGCGCGTACCAGTGCCGCCGCAACGTCACGGATTTCGGGTCGCCGAGATGCCCGTCCTGATGGATCAGCGCCGCATAGCCCTGCGGCGCAACGAGCCGGAAAGACAGATCTATGAAGCAACGATACAGGTTGTTCGAACCACCGCCGGCAAAGGGGTTCATTACCTCAGATGAGGTGACTTCCATCGCACCACGGATGGAGACGAAATCCTGCAGGAACGCCTCTTGCGCGGAAACCAGCTTGCCCTCTCGCCTAATGGCGGTCGCCTTCGGCAGAGCCTCGGGCAAGATCCTCTTCGCGTCCGAAGCAGATAGTCCCGCATAGCGCGGGTCAATATCCGCCAACACCAATCCCTCGTTCCAGGATGGTTTCGCCCAAGGCGGATTCCCGACGATTATGTCAAATCCACCGCGCACATTCATCACGTCGGCAAAGATCAGGTCGAAATGCACGAAGCGCTCGCGCTCGGCCACCTCGATGGCGACCCCCAGCCAGTCGAAGGTCTCGATCAGCGCTTCGACATTAGTCTCGCGGAAGAGACTGTCATGGTCCTTGGCCTGCCGTTTGGCGGAAGCCTTGAACAGGTCGCTAGCCGGCGCGTCAGGCTCGAGCTGGCCGAAGAAGTCGGGGGCCGCTTCGGTGAACTCCGCTACACTCGGGGCTGCGAGGGCTCCGTCGGCTGTGAACCCGCCTTCTAGGATCATCGCCATTCCCTGCAGAAACTCCGCTCGGCTGGGCAGAAGCTCCGCCTTATCGAGCGGCCAGAGCCATAGCGCACACCATGCATCCATCGCCGTCTTCAGTCGCTTGTAGGGCAGCGTGTTCGTGGCGTGGTCTGCGCCGGTGAGGCGGTCATTCCGTAGCGCCTTTTCGCGGAAATCCATTCGTTTGTTGCCCGTCATAACCTTGTCGGGCCAGATTTTGATCTCGTCGTTGGTTTCGGAACGGGAGCGCGCGAGATCTTCGGCAACTTGGTCGAACAAGGCCTCGGCAATTCGGCTCAGCTTCTGGACCAGCTTGATCTCATGCGGTTCCAACTTTTTGAGGAAACCATCCTTGCGCCACGACTTGATGTGGTCCTGCGCGCTCTTGGCGAAGGGCGCAATCGACTTATCCTTGTCGAAGTTCGCCATATCCTTTGCGGGCAGAAGCCACTGCCAGACGTGCCCATCGATAAGGCGCTTCCGCCAACCGATCTCCTCGGGCTTGGCGTTGAACCAGAGATCCTCCTGTTTCTTCGCTGTTAGGAGCTCCGGCGAGTACGAGGCGCGCCGGGCGCCGATCAGCGAGTTACCGGCGTGGAATTGGTCGCCGAACCAGGGCGAGAAGTCGCTCGCATGTAGACTGTTGAGCCACAGAGAGATCGCGCCGAGTTCTACTGCGATCGGGTTTAAATCCACCCCGAAACAATTGCGGTCAGCGATGTAGGCCCGGACCTTCTGCTTCTCGATGACGACTTGATCTTGCGGGATAGTGCGTCCCGTCTCCTTCTGCTTGCGCTCGAGATAGAGGTCCGCAAGTTGGTTGGTCGTCTCAACGAGAAAGGCCGCCGATCCCATGGCGGGCTCGAGGATCTTGAGATCGAGAAGTTCTTCGGCCGACAGATCTTTGCAACGCTCGATCAGCGCGTGCTTTACGAGCAAACGCGCGAGTGGTTCTGGGGTGTAGTAGGAGGCGGACTTTTCTCGATCTCGGCCGGCAAGCCGGTAGATGAAACTGCCTTTTGGATAAATCCGCGCCTCCGGGCCGTTAAATACGATCTCATCGGGGACGAAATCATTGATCCGGCTACGCGGGACAAACCAACTTGCCGCAAGTAAGTCCACCTTATCGCGGCGGAACGCCTCGTCCTGCTGATCTTCGTCACCCGCCTTATCGACCTCGTCCCCCTCGTCGGCGCTCTCGCGCTCCTCGCCGGTTTCGTCATCGGCGTCACGCTCAAGGGACTGGCTCTTACGCGGCTTCAGCTCGATCAGATCCGTCTTCGCGACAACACCGGTAAAGGAAATCAGGGTTTCATAGACCGCTCCCAACTGGCCGATTCCGAGCTTGGCGTAAGAGATGCGACCGGTGCTCTTGCCGGTGGAGCGAAGTGACAGCAGGCGGATCACCTTCTGGACCGCCTCGTTCCGAAGTCTTAGCGCGTTGAGGAGAGGTGTGCTCTGCGGGTCAAGCAGGGACACCTTGACTGATGGAAAGCGCAGACCGGTCCCCTTCTCCTCATCAATGAGGTCCAGTCCGGTGTTGAGGAGTTCGAAAGTCCGTTGGAGGCTCTCCCAGAGGAACGTGCCCTCGCGATCCGCCGTCGTCCGCAGCGGAACAGATTCGAGTTCGCGCAGCGCCTCCAGCGAATATCCGGTCGCGTAAATAGGGTTCTTGAGATCAAGAATATTTAGGCGCGGGTTTGCCTCCGCGTAGAACAGAAACAGGAGCCGGTACATGTAGCGCAGGCATTCCCGCGACAGCTCCGGCCCGTCGATCCAGACGCCACGACGCCCGGGTTCCGGGAAAGTCGATGGATATTTTCCGCCCGTGACGTCGAGTACCTCCTGGCCCAGGATCTCGATCGCGTCGCGCACCGTCTGCTTTAAAGAAGTGGTGACTGCATTGGCGTTCCGCTGCGCCTCTTCCTCGAGCCGGTCCGAGATCGGCACGCCTTGCTCAGGAACGCGGGCTTCACGTGAGATCAGGCAGGCCACGACAGTCAGTGTGTCGTGGTCGGACCGAGTGAAGATCTCCTGAAGGTCGAACCGGAGCACCGACCGAGCAGGCCACTTTCGCTTGTCGATCAGGACGAGTTGGGAAAGACCCAGAACCAGTACGTGGCGCGGCCCGTCAGGGAGCTCGAACACCGCGTCGGCGAGTAAATCCTCGATCGTCCGATCGATGAGCGCCGCCTCTCGCGACTCCACCGGAAACTGGTCCGTCGTGAAACATGCGCCGAGCGGGTCGGCAGCCTCATCACCAACGTCCGCAATCGGCGCCTCGATGATCCAAAGCGCATCCCGGCCGGAAGTGTCGGCAATCTGAGCGACGAGGGGGATGACTGGGTGACCGTTCAGCGCTGTCAGCGCGGTTTCCCGCTTCCAGACGTAGCCGAGCGCGGAGAGGAGCCCGCGATGCGTCTCCCGGATCAGCTCCTCTCTGCGTACCCGATCGGACTCGTTTCTGATTTGCCGCAGCGCCTCCACGGTCGGCGCCGCTGTACGAACGAGCCGCTCCACCGGATGTGTATTCCGGTCAAGCCCGGCCCAACGAGACGTGATGTCCTGCAGTTCGTACTTTAGGACGTCCGATAAAGTCCCGGATGGGAAAAATTCGGCTTCGTTCTCGATCCCGATCAAGTCCATCCGCTCAACCCACAAACACTGCCTTGACGTCGACATGCGGGTTCGGGTCCGCCATCATGCGGCGGGTCCGCTCGAACCATTCTGTCCAGTCCCTGAAGAGGCGCTCGATTTGTTGCTCCTTCGCCTGCCTTACGGCTAGGCGTCTCTTCTCGGCCGCGCTGATTGCCCCATCCTCCTCCGGTGGCGCGTCAAGATTCAGGGAAAGCTGAGCCTTGAACCGAGTTTCAAGAGCTGTCAGCCGGTCCAGAACCGCATCCAGATCACGTTCGATCTCTGCCTCACGTGCGCGTCTAAGATCGACGAGATGCGTCTGGAACCTGTCGACCACCTGCGGCACCACTGCGCGTATCGCCTCAAGATCGTCCAGCGCGCGACTGGGGGTATCCTCGGAGAGGCGTGTCCGACTCAGGAAGTTCCGGACCTCCTCGATCCGGAGTGCTCCATCCGGCGCGCTGACCACCACGGCCCACCGATCAACGACTGGTGCTCCATTCGCGTTTGGGATTGCCCCGTGGAGGATCACGGCGATCTCGCCTGGGGCGAGGTGCCCGCTAAGCGGTGCTACCGGAGCCGCATGCTCCGGGAAGAACGTGCTGGCGCGGTCCGCGAACCACTCCAAGATCGGGTGACCATCCCAGAAGTACTGGACCGTCGGCCAGGATCGGTCCTGCATCTTCGCCGCTTCTATCGCCCGATTGATCAGCTGTGCGTCATCAGTGAGTTCGATCCGATCGCCCGGACCGACAGCCTCCTCAGGCATATATCGGCCGTCGACCGCGCCCTCGCTCGCGTACCCGAAACCGTCCCGTGCCCTCATATCGTCCGGTAGCGTTATGCGAATCAGACGTTCCTGGGGCGAGACGGACGGCGCAATGGGGAAGACACGCTCATCCGGACGGGACAGTCGCGCGAACATGGCCGTCGCATAGCTGAACGTGTCAGGAAAGAGGCGAGGCGGCGCCGTTTCTTCGATGCCGTGATCCGCCGGGACGGTCGTTGTCGGGGCCGCATAGTCCCCGAACAGGGCGGCGAATTCTTCATCGAGGCTTCGGCGCGAGGTTGCCTCGGCGGCACGCGCATCCATCTGCGCCTCGAACGCTTCAGGGCCAATCCCATTGGCAACGGCCTCGGCGACAATTACCTCCTCCTGGTCTGCATCGCCGGCGCCGAGAAAGACCGCCGGGTCACCGACCCCCTTTTGGGCGGCGATGTCTTTGACCACCAGCTTCTCGAGAACCCACATCTGGCGAATCTTCGGGTGAGAGCTCTCCGCGACGAAATAGGTGATCTGCGGGGCGCGGTCCTGGCCATACCGGTCGATCCGACCATTACGTTGCTGAAATCGGAGCAGCGACCAGGGAAGGTCGAAATGGATGAGCCTGTGGCACTGGAAGTGCAGGTTCAGTCCCTCGGATGCCATATCGGAGGCAATGAGGATTCGTATAGGCGAGCGCTCTTGACCGAACGCCTCGATCACCTGTTGCGTGCGCACGTCCGCCTCGACACTGCCGCCGTCGACGCGCGCAACCTGATCTTCAGTCAGGCCTAGATCCTCCCTCAGCCGTTGGGAGAGCCAAGCGACGGTGGCAATCCGTTCGGAGAAGATCACGAGCCGATCGCGAGAGTCCCGGCCGGTCCATCGCAGGTCACGAAGCAACGTGAGGAGGTCCTGGTACTTGTTGAACGAGCTTGTATCAATCGCAGCGACTTCGTCCGCTAGGGCCCGAAGCCGATCCCGATCCGACGGGGTGCCACGAGCAGTTCCGTTCTCGATATCCCTGATCCTCCGCTCCAGGGTTTCGAGACAGGCGGCCGGGCTCGAGAAGATCGCCTTAGCGAGCGTGGTCCGGAACAGGTCGATCGCGCGGCCCCGCGGCGTCTCTGCGTCAAGGTCCAGATGCAGGGCCGCGACGGACTGATAGGCAATCTCCTCCTCCCGGCTGAGCGGGAAGGCGCGTCGGAACAGCTCCCGTTCCGGCACGACTTGGCCCAGATCGGCCACCACCTCGGGGGAGGACCTGAAGCGGCGCACCACGAGGTCCTCGATGTCACTCCGATGAAGGCGCGACGGGTCCGGTACGCGGGTCGGGTCGAGCATCTCGATCAGGCTCGAGAAGCTCTCCTGTGACCCGTCATGTGGGGTGGCGGTCAGTAGTAGGAGCGAGTCGGTTCGGCGGGACAGGAGCCGGGCGAGATTGGCCCGTTGGGAATTGGTCCCGGTCGTGCTCTTTCGAATCGCGGCGTTATGCGCCTCGTCAATGATGATCAGATCCCAATACGAGTTCCCGATCGCGTCACGGACCTGCGCGTCCCGCTTCAGCGTGTCGATTGAGACAATGGATCGGTCAAACTGGTCGAACACGTTATAGTGGGCCGGGATCCGGTTCCTCATGCGCCGGATCGCGGCGCTGTCGAGCCGCGCTAGTGGGATCGAGAACCGAGTCCAGAACTCCTTTTGAAACTGGGTCAGCATGGACCGGGTGGTGACCACAAGGATCCGGTCAGCTCGGCCGCGCAGGGCGAGCTCCGAGGTGATGAGGCCCGCTTCAAGCGTCTTTCCCAGTCCCACATCGTCCGCAATCAGAAGACGGACACGGTCCTGTG
Protein-coding sequences here:
- a CDS encoding DEAD/DEAH box helicase: MNPILLARHVQEGLRELVRTTLNTSSRAFDGVVDRFLADPANFIKGPWVSVDMPFRQIDGAADGTWIQPFPEIPLRFAPYQHQMDAFARLSGTAMRSTLVATGTGSGKTESYLWPILEHCRRNKGKSGIKAILIYPMNALATDQARRIASALTSIPSLYGVRAGIYADAEPQNATHEVTADSIITHRETMRRNPPDILLTNYKMLDYLLLRGRDRPLWEKNDPKTLQFLVVDELHTFDGAQGADLALLLRRLKYRLGTPERHLICVGSSATLGSGDDAATELRRYAETIFGEPFDTGAVVRETRKTPNEVFRDPEYLDRPAPAAIRAALKDAEDLDQPGAALRLAACLFPDTADPDLTFLREGDPADQTWRIALGDRLLQHHLCQRTLRLIAEQSAPASLDAIATGLSQVKVLRDWAPADHRALAELVVALVAWARSGSPENPRPLFNVRLQLWVREMSRMVTSLPRIEAGGRRSVIHLLHALDLDRHALRGVLPVVNCNRCGATAHIGRLNGGSRSLWAPLDQLHEEFFDENGGDRIRLLYHDSIDRKVNASEGAGQIVKGLLNSESMEFHPSEHDGLEPGPDSPVWMYNPSDAQGRIDRTCPACGQARGLLLFGMRAARLTTGVIGTLYTSEQNEERIAAKPRFLMFSDSIQDAAHRAAIAETRNALAVYQKSLFAALTSAETNGLSLREVIEDVPARHLDALGPDDFTALFISKEQTWRGRYQNLIRDGVSISDPVFLEQMRIRLGWEYFVDLSYRAHFSHTLEVNGIAVADIPSSQTRASAEKLAQQLRNQFPRLPEIDPFTLARFLSGVMQRMRRQGSVAHPYIASAVATSKGGRGLNWFAAAAQLGLGKTGTLPSPNPRNALAPIPITLQNSPVGFERITRSQISNWYRDWLFRTLGPVDLRLGTDPDSVYPMVLSRLEADAFVTRVNGPDGQDRHAWLLEPTQVTVSTATLGLVCDQCGRRETVLAENADHAIGSPCTRIGCEGRLESSVLPPRPALRRSLLSDRNHRVVAREHTGILEAGDRLRVETGFIKEEARWAPNLISATPTLEMGIDIGDLSTLLLSSVPPEEANYVQRMGRSGRRDGNALNMVLANARPHDLEFWEDPTPMLSGQVRPPGVFLAAEEVLLRQVTAFTLDAYVAATAEAGDYGKVREVLKRRADGVMQGFPVEWLELVGKRGTELASTFLSGLPQEVRERADLAERIRTYLTGTDTLSIGWRIGATFDEAAEERARLLQKREEATRELERLRRRRAELTEEEYEKREAEISRDRTAINRLIRSGIDDVPVIKFLTDKGILPNYAFPEEGVKLTSILSRRNDHARDEDGLLYLEYSRPASSALSEFAPGQFFYANGRQVEIERIEIGKEDLAAWTFCPSCSHVAGRIEGAESRACPRCGDEMWSDSGSHHEVVQLRSVISVDSEDKAVIRDLDQRDQRRFDRALMPFHEPGDITASWFTSRETGAPFGFEFIPRCSFRDFNFGPKTSASTGPKIAGERRPAQPFRICRHCGTLQKPPREDGDRGTHPPNCRASREQDLARDAWETEVFLMRRFSTEAIRIVIPVFGEADDDDLKSFVAAINLGMRRHFAGKVDHIRSTVFEAQLDGMTTVRSLYLYDSVPGGSGYLRQIGEHPETMRAVVLRAVEALRDCPCNQQPDRNGCYRCVKPYRAQFGPGEPDRDRARDLLESILQKWDSLSRTETGIDDSIRGALVESALEKQLLRALSEIYGEGALTPQVLSGGRRGFVLRAGRPGAPRLWTIEPQVQIDVRYRDFPKKRIDFLLTPIGRVGARPIVIEMDGVEYHAATVAKDLLDRLTMIRSGEVRVWTLAWKDLDANAAPPQNPLAEAVLGTDKIGRLGRVLAHTAFSPLADSVRAIQNDTALCALRRLLDGEIETVSASARSVLIRGLVATGKPLDQLPRAAALSGEGRGFLLTSGLTEHVGVGVLDLYLACKQISPTEWRETDADLRILLRAALPEPGKIPAAKATYTDAWRGLWRLVNLFQELRGFHVEIEGLDVLSPPDMTAPSDALDGGAEARAWAEARALCDEAFSPLIDALTSAETPAPDRFGDDLLAGGRVVGMIEFGWSRASIAVSEEGHGGTGWTLVIFDPKTDPVGETVTKILQALAGAYP
- a CDS encoding N-6 DNA methylase; translation: MACLISREARVPEQGVPISDRLEEEAQRNANAVTTSLKQTVRDAIEILGQEVLDVTGGKYPSTFPEPGRRGVWIDGPELSRECLRYMYRLLFLFYAEANPRLNILDLKNPIYATGYSLEALRELESVPLRTTADREGTFLWESLQRTFELLNTGLDLIDEEKGTGLRFPSVKVSLLDPQSTPLLNALRLRNEAVQKVIRLLSLRSTGKSTGRISYAKLGIGQLGAVYETLISFTGVVAKTDLIELKPRKSQSLERDADDETGEERESADEGDEVDKAGDEDQQDEAFRRDKVDLLAASWFVPRSRINDFVPDEIVFNGPEARIYPKGSFIYRLAGRDREKSASYYTPEPLARLLVKHALIERCKDLSAEELLDLKILEPAMGSAAFLVETTNQLADLYLERKQKETGRTIPQDQVVIEKQKVRAYIADRNCFGVDLNPIAVELGAISLWLNSLHASDFSPWFGDQFHAGNSLIGARRASYSPELLTAKKQEDLWFNAKPEEIGWRKRLIDGHVWQWLLPAKDMANFDKDKSIAPFAKSAQDHIKSWRKDGFLKKLEPHEIKLVQKLSRIAEALFDQVAEDLARSRSETNDEIKIWPDKVMTGNKRMDFREKALRNDRLTGADHATNTLPYKRLKTAMDAWCALWLWPLDKAELLPSRAEFLQGMAMILEGGFTADGALAAPSVAEFTEAAPDFFGQLEPDAPASDLFKASAKRQAKDHDSLFRETNVEALIETFDWLGVAIEVAERERFVHFDLIFADVMNVRGGFDIIVGNPPWAKPSWNEGLVLADIDPRYAGLSASDAKRILPEALPKATAIRREGKLVSAQEAFLQDFVSIRGAMEVTSSEVMNPFAGGGSNNLYRCFIDLSFRLVAPQGYAALIHQDGHLGDPKSVTLRRHWYARIVKHFGYINTIKLKNFADAAHYMRFSQNIYRGFDADASFEQFTTGFLAQQVEDSYSHDGAGPIPDIKGPDGKWDTRGHRDRVMRIDRAALAVIHALSESESVPVEESRFIQPYSVRTLDVFRQLARFSKLDASIPRIERTISTAAGARTVEIPLWQMSAHWHETGSQKDGTIRRETAFRDADQTILQGPMIHVGNPLYKTARSTHRTKADYDVIDLSMLPDVYLPRTNYCPALDMAEYLRRVTRCRWDSTKTHAEFFRVAFRRMINLNSERSLIPALIPRGVAHVDGIESVATERDHDLITLSAIACSVPYDFLVKASGTSDIRDSHMARLPWVDVGPTAHHRALRLACLTSAYSELWNRLAPTLHVLPWSSPDPRLRLEGPLAGPAKWNRTAALRSEFSRRLALVEIDVLVAQALGLTLDQLIEIYRIYFPVLQEYEAGTWYDQKGRIVWTCSKGLPGIGWLDERSKSPGRAAWEKILAESPSELTCSATDDTLPGGPRTVTRHFVGPFTRCDRIEDYKRAWAHFERLKSKEAA